Part of the Wolbachia endosymbiont of Ctenocephalides felis wCfeJ genome, TCCTAGTATATTGTCTTACTGCTTCAAAAGCTTCCCTTCCAGATACTATAACTTCTACACCATTGCTATAAAAATCACGAATAGACCTCATAATCAAGTCTGCCTCGTTATAAATCAACGATGGAACATTTGCAGAAAAGGCTTTGTTGTGGATGTCCTGCCACAATGAAAATAAATAATTGTAATCCTGTTCAATTTCTTTTTTACTTTTTCCTGCACCAACAGTCCTTATTATTAAACCTGACCTTTTTGGCAAGTCTATTGAATCAAGCACATCCTTTAACTGCTTTCTGATGTTAGCGTCTTCAATTCTGCGAGATACTCCCCCCCTACTTGTGGAATTCGGCATAAAAACGCAATATCTGCCTACTAAAGTTATGTAAGTTGTAAATGATGCCCCTTTATTGCCTCGTTCTTCTTTAGTTAGTTGAACTAACACCTTTTGATTGACTGCAATAACATCCTGTAATTTGTACTTCTTATGTAGAGATACTTCCCTCACAAAACCATTACCAGACTCATTGACATTCTTATTAGCTATAGAATCTGAAAAAATATTTGCTGATGTACCGCTACTCTCCTCTGTACAATCATCTTTTAAGCAGCTCTCAAAAAAAGTTTCCTTCTCCTTATCTGGAATATTAAAAAAATCCGGAGATATTTCGGAAAAAGATAAAAAACCTTGCTTATTTTTCCCATACTCAATAAATACGGCTTGTAAAGAGGGCTCTATACGCTTTACATAAGCAACGTATATATTACCTCTTAACTGCCTTTTGTCCTTGAATTCCTGTTCAAACTCTACAACCTTATTATTGACTGACAAAGCAACTCTCACTTCATCAGAGCAGATAGAATTTTCTATTAATAGTAACCTTTTACCACTATTTGCCACTTATTTACCGTTTGCCTTTCGTTCTGAAATTAATTTCATGTTATTCGATGTACTGTCGATTGTCAAGAATTTTGCAACCTACACTGTTTCAAAGATACAAAGTAGTTGACTTTTAGTGTTTCATGTAATAAACTCGCACAGAATTTATATTATTATACTAAGTATGGCAAAAAAAAATGCTTCTTTGCTTGTTAAGTTAGTTAGCAGCGCAACTAAGACAACAAGTACCGGCGAAGAAAAATCTACGGGCTATTTTTACGTAAAAAAGCGTAACCCAAAAAAACTTACTAGAAAACTGGAGTTTAGAAAATATGACCCAGTAGTCAGAAAGCATGTAGTATTTAAAGAAGAAAAATTAAAGTAATTTTTTTATGAGGAAGTTTTTGTTATGCAAAATTTACAATTAAGTTATCCAATAGTGATAGAGCTAGGTGATATAAAAGATACAAAACTGAAATTGATAAAGATTGTTGCACAACTAATAAATAAAAGATATAGAACACAAAAAAAAGCAGCAACTGCTCTAAAAATAGATCAACCTAAAGTATCCCAGATTAATAAATCAAAAATTGAAGGATTCTCTCTAGAATACTTGCTTAACTTATTGGTTACACTGGGTCAAGGTGTAGATGTAAAAATAAATTATAACTCTAAACCTGTATAATAAGGTTTCTTATTCACTTTTATTCAAGTATATATTGCAAATAACACCTACGTGCAAATTTCGTAAAATATACAAATCAAATATTCTGCCGGATATATCAACATAAGTGGCTGAGGAGGGACTTGAACCCACGACCAAGAGATTATGATCCTCCTGCTCTACCAACTGAGCTACTCAGCCTAATTAAAGACCTTGTTATATATATGGTCTATATGCTTTGTATAATAAGCAAAATCAAACAAAGATTCAAGTTTTTCAAAGTCAATAACTCCAAGCAAGGATTTATCTTGCTTCAATTCGGACAGAAAATCACTGTTGCCTTGTTTCACTTTCATTGCATTGCTCTGAACAATTTTATACGCTTCTTCCCTAGTTAGACCACTATTTACTAACTCAAGCAATACACGTTGTGAGAAAATTAAACCTTTTGCTGAATTTAAGTTCTTTTTAATATTTTCCTCATTAATTACTAATTTATCTATTAAATCTGTCAATCTCACTAAAGCAAAATCCATTGCTATGCAAGCATCAGGAGCAATACATCTTTCCACAGACGAATGTGATATATCTCGCTCGTGCCACAATGCAACATTTTCCAGTGCAGGAAATACGTAGCTACGTATTAAACGTGAAAGTCCAGTTAGATTTTCACTTAAAATAGGATTACACTTGTGTGGCATAGCAGAACTTCCCTTTTGTCCAGTGGAAAAATACTCAAAAATTTCTCCAACTTCAGTTCTTTGCAAATGACGAATTTCAACAGCAACATTTTCCATTGAACTTGCAATCACCCCTAAAATTGAAAAGAACGCAGCGTGCCTATCACGAGGAATTACTTGAGAGGATATAGTCTCAGGTATAA contains:
- a CDS encoding ribonuclease E/G, translating into MANSGKRLLLIENSICSDEVRVALSVNNKVVEFEQEFKDKRQLRGNIYVAYVKRIEPSLQAVFIEYGKNKQGFLSFSEISPDFFNIPDKEKETFFESCLKDDCTEESSGTSANIFSDSIANKNVNESGNGFVREVSLHKKYKLQDVIAVNQKVLVQLTKEERGNKGASFTTYITLVGRYCVFMPNSTSRGGVSRRIEDANIRKQLKDVLDSIDLPKRSGLIIRTVGAGKSKKEIEQDYNYLFSLWQDIHNKAFSANVPSLIYNEADLIMRSIRDFYSNGVEVIVSGREAFEAVRQYTRNALKGSKLRYRLYRGSVPIFTYYGVEDQISELYSNRVKLPSGGSLIITLTEAFVSIDVNSGKMTGEDSIEETAYRTNMEAVPEISRQVNLRGLSGLIVVDFIDMLRYQYCRAVESAIRQAFKDDKARVQFSYINDFGLMVFSRQRIKPSIQEINTTECPHCMGVGKVKSNEVIVASILRDLQHFATRNRNRSFDLAAHGSIISHIFNNKRDTVFTIEKEFNIKLNVIADNGLSIDTFILKRGDDVSVNDCKPLQNSGYKIESGNNEKTDNSGGLQNNFWLTKWLSRLLSSNS
- the rpmG gene encoding 50S ribosomal protein L33, producing MAKKNASLLVKLVSSATKTTSTGEEKSTGYFYVKKRNPKKLTRKLEFRKYDPVVRKHVVFKEEKLK
- a CDS encoding XRE family transcriptional regulator, with amino-acid sequence MQNLQLSYPIVIELGDIKDTKLKLIKIVAQLINKRYRTQKKAATALKIDQPKVSQINKSKIEGFSLEYLLNLLVTLGQGVDVKINYNSKPV
- the purB gene encoding adenylosuccinate lyase; the protein is MIPRYSRKEMSSIWEESNKFSIWLKIEKLACRAQAKLGVVPSDVAEKLSGAIKFDIERINEIESTVKHDVIAFLTYIAEKVGVDVRYLHYGMTSSDILDTCLAVQLKESCDILLENLKNLLAALKKKAEDYKDIVCVGRSHGIHAEPTTLGLKFARFYAEFKRNYQRLINVQKEISTCKISGAVGNFANVDPFVEEYVAKKMGLIPETISSQVIPRDRHAAFFSILGVIASSMENVAVEIRHLQRTEVGEIFEYFSTGQKGSSAMPHKCNPILSENLTGLSRLIRSYVFPALENVALWHERDISHSSVERCIAPDACIAMDFALVRLTDLIDKLVINEENIKKNLNSAKGLIFSQRVLLELVNSGLTREEAYKIVQSNAMKVKQGNSDFLSELKQDKSLLGVIDFEKLESLFDFAYYTKHIDHIYNKVFN